Proteins from a genomic interval of Neovison vison isolate M4711 chromosome 4, ASM_NN_V1, whole genome shotgun sequence:
- the LOC122904262 gene encoding ly-6/neurotoxin-like protein 1, whose amino-acid sequence MAALLTLFLAALVGLPLAQALDCHVCAYNGENCFNPMRCPAMVSYCMTTRTYYTPTRMKVSKSCVPSCFETVYDGYSKHASTTACCQYDLCNSAGLAVPGILALAPILLATLWGLL is encoded by the exons ATGGCGGCCCTCCTCACCCTGTTCCTGGCAGCCCTGGTGGGCCTCCCTCTAG CCCAGGCTCTGGACTGCCACGTGTGTGCCTACAATGGAGAGAACTGCTTCAACCCCATGCGTTGCCCAGCCATGGTCTCCTACTGCATGACCACGCGCACTT ACTACACCCCGACCAGGATGAAGGTCAGCAAGTCCTGCGTGCCCAGCTGCTTTGAGACCGTGTATGACGGTTACTCCAAACATGCCTCCACCACCGCCTGCTGCCAGTATGACCTCTGTAACAGCGCTGGCCTCGCCGTGCCCGGGATCCTGGCCCTGGCGCCCATTCTCCTGGCTACCCTCTGGGGTCTGCTCTAA